Proteins from one Sphingopyxis terrae subsp. terrae NBRC 15098 genomic window:
- a CDS encoding Mom family adenine methylcarbamoylation protein, translating into MARAPVPLGAGHWEIDPGTLSVDIIDTRREAAPFVREHHYAGAMPVARLSVGLFANGRGGRSELVGVCVFSHPVNNASAPKTAGLGDPRAACDLGRLVILDSQGANSESFLAARAFRLLRRQKPEILSVISYADPVRRVDADGHVFLPGHVGGLYAVMGSRYTGRSSPRVDLILPDGRPISSRAISKIRNAECGQRYAMEDLIRAGARAPRLGEDRGEWLASLEHTGFLTRRRHPGCHAYLFPLTRAVRIAARKVPSLPYPILDRAATGGDVTALPLLDLAA; encoded by the coding sequence GTGGCGCGAGCGCCGGTGCCGCTGGGTGCCGGGCACTGGGAGATCGACCCCGGAACCCTGTCCGTCGATATAATCGATACCCGGCGTGAGGCCGCGCCGTTCGTCAGGGAACATCATTATGCGGGGGCGATGCCGGTCGCACGGCTCTCGGTCGGCCTCTTCGCCAATGGCCGCGGCGGACGATCGGAACTCGTGGGCGTTTGCGTCTTCTCGCACCCGGTCAATAATGCAAGCGCTCCGAAAACGGCGGGCCTCGGCGATCCGCGCGCGGCGTGCGACCTTGGACGTCTCGTCATACTCGACAGTCAGGGCGCCAATTCGGAATCGTTCCTGGCGGCACGGGCGTTCCGGCTGCTCCGCCGCCAGAAACCCGAGATTCTGTCGGTCATATCCTATGCCGACCCGGTCAGGCGCGTCGATGCAGACGGACACGTGTTCCTTCCTGGCCATGTCGGCGGCCTCTACGCGGTGATGGGAAGTCGCTACACCGGCCGATCAAGCCCGCGCGTTGACCTCATCCTTCCCGATGGGCGCCCCATATCGTCGCGGGCAATATCCAAGATCCGCAATGCCGAATGCGGTCAGAGATATGCGATGGAGGATTTGATCCGAGCCGGTGCCCGCGCGCCGCGCCTCGGTGAGGACCGTGGCGAATGGCTCGCCAGCCTAGAACACACCGGCTTTTTGACACGGCGCCGCCATCCTGGCTGCCACGCCTATCTCTTTCCCTTGACGAGGGCGGTCCGGATCGCCGCGCGCAAGGTGCCGAGCCTGCCTTATCCCATCCTAGACCGGGCGGCGACCGGAGGCGACGTCACAGCGCTCCCGCTCCTCGACCTCGCTGCCTAG
- a CDS encoding LysR family transcriptional regulator, giving the protein MRSAELGSFSEAARRLALTPAAVSRNVTMLERNLGVRLFHRSTRRLTLTEAGEAFRLAIAGSLDDIQAAIAGIASDSGEPAGVLKVSMAPTFGVMHLLPMLPAFLARYPRIRPEWHFENRPVDIVAEGYDAAIGGGFDLSPGVVARALAPAHIVAVASPAYMAGRVAPGDPAGLVEFEGIVMRSLQSGRIRHWMMRDAVGNESAATLREDIVVNDPAAMREVARLGLGVALLAMPDVLPELESGKLVRLVPRWYADAGAISVYYASRTLLPGKTRAFVDWVADVFKRERLAERFAGSLGS; this is encoded by the coding sequence GTGCGCAGCGCCGAGCTGGGCAGCTTTTCCGAAGCGGCGCGCCGGCTGGCGCTGACCCCGGCGGCGGTGAGCCGCAACGTCACGATGCTCGAACGCAATCTGGGGGTGCGGCTCTTCCACCGGTCGACGCGCAGGTTGACGCTGACCGAGGCGGGGGAAGCCTTTCGCCTCGCGATTGCGGGAAGCCTCGACGACATCCAGGCGGCGATCGCGGGGATTGCTTCGGACAGCGGGGAACCGGCGGGGGTGCTGAAGGTCAGTATGGCGCCGACCTTTGGCGTTATGCACCTGCTGCCGATGCTGCCCGCCTTCCTCGCGCGTTATCCCCGCATCCGGCCCGAATGGCATTTCGAGAATCGGCCGGTCGACATTGTTGCCGAGGGTTATGATGCGGCGATCGGGGGCGGCTTCGACCTGTCGCCGGGAGTCGTGGCGCGGGCCCTGGCGCCCGCGCATATCGTCGCGGTCGCATCGCCCGCCTATATGGCGGGCCGCGTCGCGCCGGGCGATCCTGCCGGACTGGTCGAGTTTGAAGGCATCGTCATGCGCTCGCTCCAGTCGGGGCGCATCCGCCACTGGATGATGCGCGATGCGGTCGGGAACGAGAGCGCGGCGACATTGCGTGAGGATATCGTCGTCAACGATCCCGCCGCGATGCGCGAAGTCGCGCGGCTCGGGCTCGGTGTCGCGCTTCTCGCGATGCCCGATGTGCTGCCGGAACTCGAGAGTGGTAAGCTGGTGCGGCTGGTCCCACGCTGGTACGCCGACGCGGGTGCGATCTCGGTCTATTATGCGTCGCGCACGCTGCTTCCCGGCAAGACGCGCGCGTTCGTCGATTGGGTCGCCGATGTTTTCAAACGCGAGCGGCTGGCCGAACGGTTTGCGGGTAGCTTGGGTAGTTAA
- a CDS encoding 3-oxoacyl-ACP reductase family protein, protein MTKASQNLTGKTALVTGGSRSIGAAIARRLAADGAAVAITYSASPDSAASVVAEIEAAGGKAIAIAADAGDPDAVRAAVIQTVEAFGGIDILVNNAGVAVNAPIEEFRFEDYERMLAVNVTGVFVATQEAARRMKVGGRIIHIGSSMTRYAAFPTASVYTLTKGAITGFNRSLARDLGPKGITVNTVHPGPTDTDMNPADGPVAAIVGPGMAIGRYGQPAEIASIVAFLASDEAAFVTGADIVADGGLTA, encoded by the coding sequence ATGACCAAAGCTAGCCAGAACCTCACGGGCAAAACCGCCCTTGTCACCGGCGGCTCGCGCTCGATCGGCGCCGCCATCGCGCGCCGCCTCGCCGCCGACGGCGCGGCGGTCGCCATCACCTACAGCGCGTCGCCCGACAGCGCGGCGAGCGTTGTCGCCGAGATCGAAGCCGCGGGCGGGAAGGCCATCGCCATTGCCGCCGATGCGGGCGACCCCGACGCCGTTCGCGCCGCGGTCATCCAGACCGTCGAAGCCTTCGGCGGCATCGATATCCTCGTCAACAATGCCGGCGTCGCGGTCAACGCGCCGATCGAAGAGTTCCGGTTCGAGGATTATGAGCGCATGCTCGCGGTCAACGTCACCGGCGTCTTCGTCGCGACACAGGAAGCCGCGCGGCGCATGAAAGTGGGCGGCCGCATCATCCACATCGGTTCGTCGATGACGCGCTACGCCGCCTTTCCAACCGCGTCGGTCTATACGCTGACCAAGGGCGCGATCACCGGCTTCAACCGCAGCCTCGCGCGCGATCTCGGGCCCAAGGGGATCACGGTCAACACCGTCCACCCCGGCCCGACCGACACCGACATGAACCCCGCCGACGGCCCCGTCGCCGCGATCGTCGGTCCCGGCATGGCAATCGGCCGCTATGGCCAGCCGGCTGAAATCGCCAGCATCGTCGCCTTCCTGGCCAGCGACGAAGCCGCCTTCGTCACCGGCGCCGACATCGTCGCCGACGGCGGCTTGACCGCCTGA
- a CDS encoding NADPH-dependent F420 reductase, protein MPSIGIIGAGNIGRAIATALANKDIPATLANRRGPESLAEVVAAIGPAITAGTREEAAAKDIVFVAVNWSKLPAALADLPDFGGRIVVDTNNPIEAPLFKPFDLGGRASSEVFADMVPGARVVKAFNHLQPHLVSRDPASEGGHRVLFYSGDDAPAKAKVGALIDRLGFAGIDLGSLATGGRLVQFPGGPLPALNLVKFD, encoded by the coding sequence ATGCCCAGCATCGGCATCATCGGCGCCGGCAACATCGGCCGCGCCATCGCCACCGCGCTCGCGAACAAGGATATCCCGGCGACGCTCGCCAACCGCCGTGGCCCCGAGAGCCTCGCCGAGGTCGTCGCGGCCATCGGTCCGGCGATCACCGCCGGAACGCGCGAGGAAGCCGCCGCGAAGGATATCGTCTTCGTCGCGGTGAACTGGTCGAAGCTTCCGGCCGCGCTCGCCGACCTGCCCGACTTTGGCGGCCGCATCGTCGTCGACACCAACAACCCGATCGAAGCGCCGCTATTCAAGCCTTTCGACCTTGGAGGGCGTGCGTCATCAGAAGTGTTCGCCGACATGGTGCCGGGCGCCCGGGTGGTGAAGGCATTCAACCACCTTCAGCCGCATCTCGTCTCGCGCGATCCGGCCAGTGAAGGTGGCCATCGCGTGCTCTTCTACTCAGGCGACGATGCCCCGGCCAAGGCCAAGGTCGGCGCGCTGATCGACCGGCTCGGCTTTGCCGGGATCGATCTCGGCTCGCTCGCGACCGGCGGACGCCTCGTCCAGTTCCCGGGCGGACCGCTCCCTGCTCTGAATTTGGTCAAATTCGACTGA
- a CDS encoding HsdM family class I SAM-dependent methyltransferase, with protein MPLVYRAGPGVIQLFRCAHQPDFVGTDDRPICNPIRTLELGAAIAEQDVWWDAQRIRNGAIWDDPDACLLMLSATKSAHRKLVAGVRALAIQLSDSELLDPALRRRLLILSLLIAYLEERLVLLPHDFASALPGASRFFEVLADGPALIRLLEALEARFNGHVFRLRDSERAALAKTSDLARYARLVQGYEDETGQLSFWRLYSFRDLPVELISNIYQLFVKDEASSIYTPPALVRLMLEEVLDWDRIDALMESDGVILDPACGSGVFLVEAYKRLVLHWRSRNGWVHPGVETLRGLLQRIHGVDLEEGAVELAAFSLCLSLCDALKPEDIRASVKLFPRLAGETLHWSCFFDAKKNGLIAQKVAIIVGNPPFASSLTTKGARDCAASYTKEYGPLADKQLAYLFLHEAMAMATKGGILAMIEPSGFLYNQNAHSVRQAFFKTWRVRELLDFVSVRGLFKKGNADPKIVVVIAEAEDPEVDGRLLHAAFRRNGRATAEQGFDIDYYDLHWISNIDAQQSRDIWRANLLGGSRAHDLIKRLRTYPTLRQFAEQRQWDFGEGYIAGQKGISRPANHLIGKPLLPTSALSSAGLDTSNLAVVPKQPIKDTKTERRFTPPLLLIKEHEDLHHGMWTGHYLTYKHEIVGLAAPRGQLPQLAAIGEWLERESVALRAYIAGISPRLFTQRATAILNADVLALPYPESGNLDLSDNERIIAEDIVEHQRDFIRLGTGSAVMQAAPPAALEAFDKVFTRQLNAIYSRTPLRPLPAQKWSGAICRAFAFGDGQVDWTGADELRIKLDSLLRERRGSSLTITRITRLYDKEFVFLLKPDRHRFWTRSVALRDADDVLADLRGQGF; from the coding sequence GTGCCGCTGGTCTATCGCGCAGGACCGGGCGTCATCCAGTTGTTTCGCTGCGCACACCAGCCGGATTTCGTCGGTACGGACGATCGTCCGATATGCAATCCGATCCGCACGCTGGAATTGGGCGCGGCGATCGCGGAGCAAGATGTCTGGTGGGACGCGCAGCGAATCCGCAATGGCGCGATCTGGGATGACCCCGACGCATGCCTGCTCATGCTGTCCGCGACCAAGTCGGCTCACCGCAAACTGGTCGCCGGGGTCCGCGCGCTCGCCATACAGCTTTCGGACAGCGAATTGCTTGACCCGGCGCTGCGCCGCCGGCTGCTCATCCTGTCACTGCTGATCGCATATCTCGAAGAGCGACTGGTCTTGCTCCCCCATGATTTCGCGAGCGCCCTGCCCGGTGCCTCTCGCTTCTTCGAGGTCCTTGCCGACGGTCCGGCGCTGATCAGGCTGCTCGAAGCGCTTGAGGCAAGATTCAACGGCCATGTCTTCCGACTTCGCGACAGCGAACGCGCCGCCTTGGCCAAAACTTCCGATCTCGCCCGCTATGCGCGATTGGTGCAGGGCTATGAAGATGAAACCGGCCAGCTCAGCTTCTGGCGCCTTTATTCGTTCCGAGACCTGCCGGTCGAGCTGATCAGCAACATCTACCAGCTCTTCGTGAAAGACGAGGCCAGCTCCATCTACACGCCGCCGGCGCTTGTTCGACTGATGCTCGAGGAGGTTCTCGATTGGGATCGGATCGACGCGCTGATGGAAAGCGACGGAGTCATCCTCGATCCGGCATGCGGTTCGGGCGTTTTCCTCGTCGAGGCGTACAAGCGGCTCGTGCTCCATTGGCGTTCGCGCAACGGATGGGTGCATCCCGGCGTGGAAACTCTTCGCGGGCTGCTCCAGCGCATTCATGGCGTCGATCTCGAGGAAGGTGCGGTCGAGCTCGCAGCATTCAGCCTCTGCCTCAGCCTATGCGACGCCTTGAAGCCCGAGGATATTCGCGCCAGCGTGAAGCTCTTCCCACGCCTTGCCGGCGAGACGCTCCATTGGAGCTGCTTTTTCGACGCAAAGAAAAATGGCCTTATCGCGCAGAAGGTCGCGATCATTGTCGGCAACCCGCCCTTCGCCTCGTCGCTGACGACCAAGGGTGCTCGCGATTGCGCCGCGTCGTATACGAAGGAGTACGGCCCCCTCGCCGACAAGCAGCTCGCCTACCTGTTCCTCCACGAAGCCATGGCGATGGCGACTAAAGGCGGCATTCTCGCAATGATCGAGCCGTCGGGGTTCCTGTACAACCAGAATGCCCATTCGGTCCGCCAAGCGTTCTTCAAAACCTGGCGTGTCCGCGAGCTATTGGACTTTGTATCCGTCCGGGGACTGTTCAAAAAGGGAAACGCCGATCCGAAGATTGTCGTCGTAATCGCAGAGGCGGAAGATCCCGAAGTCGACGGCCGCCTCCTGCACGCAGCTTTCCGGCGCAACGGCCGGGCGACCGCAGAGCAGGGATTCGACATTGATTATTACGATCTTCACTGGATCAGCAACATCGATGCTCAACAGTCGCGGGACATCTGGCGGGCCAATCTGCTGGGGGGCAGCCGGGCGCACGATCTGATCAAGCGGCTGCGCACCTATCCTACGCTGCGACAATTCGCCGAACAGCGGCAATGGGATTTCGGCGAAGGCTATATTGCGGGACAGAAGGGTATCTCGCGCCCCGCCAACCATCTCATCGGCAAACCGCTCCTTCCCACCAGCGCGCTATCCAGCGCCGGTCTCGACACGAGCAATCTTGCCGTCGTGCCCAAGCAACCAATCAAGGATACGAAGACGGAGCGCCGATTTACGCCGCCGCTCCTGCTCATCAAAGAGCATGAAGATCTGCACCACGGGATGTGGACGGGTCACTATCTAACCTATAAACACGAGATCGTCGGCCTTGCGGCACCACGCGGTCAGCTCCCTCAACTCGCGGCGATTGGCGAATGGCTTGAACGGGAGTCGGTAGCCCTGCGAGCCTATATCGCGGGCATCAGCCCCCGCCTGTTTACGCAGCGTGCGACGGCGATCCTAAACGCAGACGTGCTTGCCCTACCCTATCCCGAAAGCGGGAATCTGGATCTCAGCGATAACGAAAGGATCATTGCTGAAGACATCGTCGAGCATCAGCGCGATTTCATTCGGCTTGGTACGGGTTCCGCCGTCATGCAGGCAGCCCCGCCAGCGGCCCTTGAAGCCTTCGACAAGGTGTTCACGCGGCAGTTGAATGCGATCTATTCGCGCACGCCGCTGCGCCCGCTTCCCGCACAAAAATGGTCCGGCGCTATTTGCCGGGCCTTTGCCTTCGGTGATGGCCAAGTCGATTGGACGGGTGCCGATGAACTACGCATCAAACTCGACAGCTTGTTGCGCGAGCGGCGGGGCTCGAGCCTGACGATCACGCGGATTACGCGACTGTACGACAAGGAATTCGTTTTTCTGCTCAAACCCGACCGGCACCGTTTCTGGACCCGATCGGTCGCGCTCCGCGATGCCGACGATGTTCTCGCCGATCTGCGAGGCCAGGGTTTCTGA
- a CDS encoding RES family NAD+ phosphorylase produces MAAKSMMPVATIAAGRTLHRVHGKSVDARWYGRKDASWRWDDPDGQFGVLYLGKTLVGPFAESLLRKPADRDLLWDRVEQKRAATFKTRRTLRLAKLHGPGLAWFQTTAAGVAADFDPVTNPGGYDITQRISAIVYTETAFDGIQYRSRFDTDELCIALFERADPAIDLTGENLQIDKGWVRKILKPRGFELIEF; encoded by the coding sequence ATGGCGGCAAAATCGATGATGCCGGTGGCGACGATCGCTGCCGGACGGACGCTGCACCGTGTTCATGGCAAATCCGTCGACGCGCGCTGGTATGGCCGCAAGGACGCGTCCTGGCGCTGGGACGATCCCGACGGACAATTCGGCGTTCTTTATCTTGGGAAAACACTGGTTGGCCCGTTCGCGGAAAGCCTGCTGCGGAAGCCCGCTGACCGGGACCTGTTATGGGACCGTGTCGAGCAGAAGCGCGCGGCTACGTTCAAGACCAGACGAACACTACGCCTTGCCAAGCTGCATGGCCCCGGTCTCGCCTGGTTTCAGACCACCGCTGCCGGCGTAGCGGCCGATTTCGATCCGGTCACCAATCCTGGTGGTTACGACATTACGCAACGGATTTCCGCGATCGTTTATACCGAGACGGCGTTCGATGGCATCCAGTATAGGTCGCGCTTCGACACGGACGAACTTTGCATCGCATTGTTCGAGCGAGCGGATCCCGCAATCGACCTGACCGGTGAGAATCTGCAGATCGACAAGGGCTGGGTCCGCAAGATCCTCAAACCGCGTGGATTCGAACTCATAGAATTCTAG
- a CDS encoding strawberry notch family protein, translating to MTLPLLKLAETPGTEAREKAERLYGVARALRDRLADPQSVTRSLLKRLMVEAFRGSDADGRWSMRDAYDALEAAQASDTLVPDDDPNPDWGPEDEFADILAFEKALPTQTYRSEHQVDMQQFSTPAALSWLAARAAAVTAGDHVLEPSAGTGMLAARAIAAGASASLNERDPCRAALLSLVTGRPVTTHDAEFINDRLPTDVRPTIVLINPPFSRSEGRGQDRHAGARHLRSALLRLAEGGRCVAIMSPTFAHDASGASGYVSVAEIARPRVEITILGRPYAKHGTSVAVRLIVFDKGWIGQTERHTVDTIAAALPIVLAAPARLDPSDEPPPASPAVIPMRPALRPSSSSLFSGLAGPRIIAPSRIAATDDLAQPLAYSVRDAPLPVGDPVGIYAPWRLARIDIPGAKPHPDDLVESLAMASVLPPIPQYRPLFQKRASEALSDAQLEAIIYAGDAFSRDLSGRFVTNTAGDLLIEDPEGRPYRMGFFIGDGTGVGKGREGAAIIRDQWNCGNQRAMWISKGATLLEDARRDWSALGGLPIDVQPLDAFPLGQPIGMASGILFLTYATLRSQRHDQCSRLQQILEWTGAGFEGVILFDESHSMGNAAGTKDEYRQAKGSEQGLAGVRLQNALPRARVVYESATGATKPENLSYASRLGLWGPGTAFANRDGFLAAMTDGGIAAMEIVARDLKSMGLYTARALSFAGVEYDPLEHQLTPDQIDIYDAYADAWAIIHQNLDEVLKASNIVDRISGQTMNAQAKGSALSRFESAKQRFFSQVLIAMKMPTLVRAIEDELAAGHVAVVQLTSTAEAILDRRLADLSPEERANLSIDVSPLDTMVDYLKTAFPTRQMRAFRATDGSMRSEPMLDDDGNGVLCQEAVAARDDLIERLCSMPPVPAALDFLIVHFGTDMVSEVTGRTRRIVVDGQGRQKVERRTSSSNIAETDNFMSGRKPILVFSEAGGTGRSYHADLDCPTARKRRIHFLLEPGWRADIAIQGLGRTHRTYQSMPPVFRPVTTNCKGERRFISTIARRLDTLGALTRGQRQTGGQNLFDPADNLESSYAREALTQWYHLLHAGKLASVSLEKFQIITGLKLVDEHGTLLDKLPPIQRWLNRILALRIATQNAVFEEYMGLIQARVDAAREAGTLDLGVEAIRAERIVQISERVLRKDPVSGAETRLLRLELHLKPHVTGWTRLDKIWGSSDDVRYLRNSRSGRVAVCVPSWSITDDEGRPVKMLELVRPTGSNRIQLAELWHTFWKEVDHDSFKSFWEAEVSEALDKVDIDTISVATGLLLPVWNKLPQDDVRVWRIDDAAGTSILGRIVMPTALEKLESAFGLESSIKLTPDELIEAARGGDGALIPGLHGARLVSTMVNSSRRFEVRDFQPQDREWLKARGLFSEVIQYKTRLFLPVEKADEVLAAIIAERPQ from the coding sequence ATGACCCTTCCGCTTCTGAAGCTCGCTGAAACCCCGGGCACCGAGGCCCGGGAAAAAGCCGAACGCCTTTATGGCGTCGCCCGCGCACTGCGCGACCGGCTCGCCGATCCGCAATCCGTGACCCGCTCGCTGCTCAAGCGCCTGATGGTGGAAGCGTTCCGCGGCTCCGATGCCGACGGGCGCTGGTCGATGCGCGATGCCTATGACGCGCTCGAAGCCGCGCAGGCATCGGACACGCTCGTGCCCGATGATGACCCGAACCCGGACTGGGGGCCCGAAGACGAATTCGCGGATATCCTCGCGTTCGAGAAGGCGCTGCCGACCCAGACCTATCGCAGCGAGCACCAGGTCGATATGCAGCAGTTCAGCACGCCGGCGGCGCTGTCCTGGCTCGCGGCCCGAGCGGCGGCGGTCACTGCTGGCGATCATGTGCTCGAACCGTCGGCAGGTACCGGCATGCTTGCGGCGCGCGCGATCGCCGCGGGCGCGAGCGCTTCGCTCAACGAGCGCGATCCCTGCCGGGCGGCGCTGCTTTCCCTCGTGACGGGCCGCCCAGTCACGACCCATGACGCCGAGTTCATCAACGACCGGCTGCCGACGGATGTTCGGCCGACAATTGTCCTGATCAACCCGCCCTTCAGCCGCAGCGAGGGGCGCGGCCAAGATCGCCATGCCGGAGCGCGCCATCTTCGCTCCGCGCTGCTGCGTCTTGCCGAGGGCGGACGCTGCGTCGCGATCATGTCGCCGACCTTCGCGCACGATGCGAGCGGCGCGAGCGGCTATGTCTCCGTCGCCGAAATTGCCCGCCCGCGCGTCGAGATCACGATTCTCGGCCGTCCCTATGCGAAGCATGGCACCAGCGTCGCCGTCCGCCTGATCGTCTTCGACAAGGGCTGGATCGGCCAAACCGAGCGCCACACGGTCGACACCATCGCGGCGGCGCTGCCCATCGTGCTCGCGGCTCCGGCGCGGCTTGACCCATCCGACGAACCGCCCCCGGCGTCCCCGGCGGTAATCCCGATGCGTCCCGCGCTGAGGCCTTCGTCGTCCTCACTCTTCTCCGGCCTCGCTGGCCCCAGGATCATCGCACCCTCGCGGATCGCCGCGACCGATGATCTAGCGCAGCCGCTCGCCTATTCGGTCCGCGACGCGCCGCTCCCTGTCGGCGATCCGGTCGGTATCTATGCGCCTTGGCGGCTCGCCCGCATCGATATTCCAGGCGCGAAGCCCCACCCCGACGATCTCGTGGAATCGCTCGCCATGGCGTCGGTTCTGCCCCCGATCCCCCAATATCGCCCGCTTTTCCAGAAGCGGGCAAGCGAGGCGCTGTCAGACGCCCAGCTCGAAGCGATCATTTACGCAGGCGATGCCTTCTCGCGCGACCTCTCGGGCCGGTTCGTCACCAACACGGCAGGCGACTTGCTGATCGAGGACCCCGAAGGCCGCCCCTATCGCATGGGCTTCTTCATCGGGGACGGGACGGGCGTCGGCAAGGGCCGTGAAGGCGCCGCAATTATCCGGGACCAATGGAACTGCGGCAATCAGCGCGCCATGTGGATCTCGAAGGGCGCGACGCTCCTCGAAGATGCCCGGCGCGACTGGAGCGCGCTCGGCGGGCTTCCAATCGACGTCCAGCCGCTCGACGCCTTTCCGCTTGGTCAGCCGATCGGCATGGCGAGTGGCATCCTCTTCCTCACCTATGCGACGCTCCGGTCCCAGCGCCACGACCAATGCTCGCGCCTGCAGCAGATTCTCGAGTGGACGGGCGCCGGGTTCGAAGGCGTGATCCTCTTCGATGAATCCCATTCGATGGGCAACGCCGCCGGGACCAAGGACGAGTACCGGCAAGCCAAGGGATCCGAGCAGGGCCTCGCCGGGGTCCGCCTGCAAAATGCGCTGCCGCGCGCCCGCGTTGTCTATGAATCGGCGACCGGCGCCACCAAGCCCGAAAATTTGAGTTACGCGTCGCGGCTCGGGCTCTGGGGTCCCGGTACGGCGTTTGCCAATCGCGACGGCTTTCTCGCCGCGATGACCGACGGCGGCATCGCCGCGATGGAAATCGTCGCCCGCGATCTCAAGTCCATGGGTCTCTACACCGCCCGGGCGCTCAGTTTCGCCGGCGTCGAATATGACCCGCTCGAGCATCAGCTCACGCCGGACCAGATCGACATCTACGACGCCTATGCCGATGCATGGGCGATCATTCACCAGAACCTCGACGAGGTTCTGAAGGCGTCGAACATCGTCGACCGCATTTCGGGGCAGACGATGAACGCCCAGGCCAAGGGATCGGCGCTGAGCCGGTTCGAAAGCGCGAAGCAGCGGTTCTTCTCGCAGGTCCTGATCGCGATGAAGATGCCGACGCTCGTTCGCGCGATCGAGGATGAACTCGCCGCGGGCCATGTCGCCGTCGTTCAGCTCACCAGTACCGCCGAGGCAATACTCGACCGCCGCCTGGCTGACCTGTCACCCGAAGAACGGGCGAACCTCTCGATCGATGTCTCCCCACTCGACACCATGGTCGATTATCTGAAGACCGCCTTCCCAACCCGGCAAATGCGCGCCTTTCGCGCGACCGATGGGTCAATGCGCTCCGAGCCAATGCTCGATGACGACGGCAACGGTGTCCTGTGCCAGGAAGCGGTCGCCGCGCGCGACGATTTGATCGAGCGGCTCTGCTCGATGCCGCCTGTTCCGGCTGCGCTCGACTTTCTCATCGTACATTTCGGCACCGACATGGTTTCCGAGGTCACGGGGCGCACGCGGCGGATTGTCGTTGATGGGCAGGGCCGGCAGAAGGTCGAGCGTCGCACGTCCAGTTCCAACATCGCCGAGACCGACAACTTCATGTCGGGGCGAAAGCCCATCCTCGTCTTTTCCGAGGCGGGTGGCACGGGGCGGTCCTACCACGCTGACCTGGACTGCCCGACCGCGCGCAAGCGGCGCATCCACTTCCTGCTCGAACCCGGATGGCGCGCCGACATCGCGATCCAGGGCCTCGGTCGCACCCACCGCACCTACCAATCCATGCCGCCGGTGTTCCGCCCGGTCACGACCAACTGCAAGGGTGAACGCCGCTTTATCAGCACGATCGCGCGCCGTCTCGACACGCTGGGCGCGCTCACGCGCGGCCAACGCCAGACAGGCGGCCAGAACCTGTTCGATCCCGCCGATAATCTCGAAAGCAGCTATGCCCGCGAGGCCCTGACCCAGTGGTATCACCTCCTCCACGCCGGCAAGCTCGCGAGCGTCAGCCTCGAGAAATTCCAGATCATCACAGGCCTGAAGCTTGTCGATGAGCATGGCACCTTGCTCGACAAGCTGCCGCCGATCCAGCGCTGGCTCAACCGCATCCTCGCGCTCAGGATCGCGACCCAGAACGCGGTTTTCGAGGAATATATGGGGCTCATACAGGCCCGCGTCGACGCAGCGCGCGAAGCCGGAACGCTCGACCTCGGCGTCGAAGCGATCCGGGCCGAGCGTATCGTTCAGATCTCGGAGCGCGTGCTCAGGAAAGACCCGGTATCCGGCGCCGAAACGCGTTTGCTCCGCCTCGAGCTTCATCTGAAGCCGCACGTCACCGGATGGACGCGCCTCGACAAGATCTGGGGAAGCTCCGACGACGTGCGATATCTGCGGAACAGCCGTTCGGGGCGCGTCGCCGTTTGCGTTCCATCCTGGTCGATCACCGACGACGAGGGGCGCCCCGTCAAGATGCTGGAGCTTGTCCGGCCGACGGGTTCCAATCGTATCCAACTCGCCGAACTTTGGCACACCTTCTGGAAAGAGGTCGATCACGATAGCTTCAAAAGCTTCTGGGAAGCAGAGGTGTCCGAAGCGCTCGATAAGGTCGATATTGACACGATCAGCGTCGCGACCGGCCTCCTTTTGCCCGTCTGGAACAAGCTGCCGCAAGACGATGTCCGCGTCTGGCGGATCGATGACGCGGCGGGAACGTCCATCCTCGGACGCATCGTGATGCCCACCGCGCTCGAGAAACTGGAGTCCGCCTTCGGTCTTGAGTCCTCGATCAAACTCACGCCCGATGAACTGATCGAGGCGGCGCGTGGCGGCGATGGCGCACTGATCCCGGGCCTCCATGGCGCGCGCCTCGTTTCCACGATGGTGAACAGTAGCCGGCGCTTCGAGGTCCGGGATTTCCAGCCACAGGACCGCGAATGGCTGAAGGCGCGCGGTCTGTTCAGCGAGGTGATCCAGTACAAGACGCGGCTCTTCCTGCCTGTCGAGAAGGCCGACGAGGTCCTCGCCGCGATCATCGCCGAGCGGCCGCAGTGA